In one Lycium barbarum isolate Lr01 chromosome 7, ASM1917538v2, whole genome shotgun sequence genomic region, the following are encoded:
- the LOC132601232 gene encoding photosystem II protein D1-like, whose protein sequence is MTAILERRERESLWGRFCNWITSTENRLYIGWFGVLMIPTLLTATSVFIIAFIAAPPVDIDGIREPVSGSLLYGNNIISGAIIPTFAAIGLHFYPIWEAASVDEWLYNGGPYELIVLHFLLGVACYMGREWELSFRLGMRPWIVVAYSAHVAATTAVFLIYPIGQGSFSDGMPLGISGT, encoded by the coding sequence ATGACTGCAATTTTAGAGAGACGCGAAAGAGAAAGCCTATGGGGTCGCTTCTGTAACTGGATAACTAGCACTGAAAACCGTCTTTACATTGGATGGTTTGGTGTTTTGATGATCCCTACCTTATTGACGGCAACTTCTGTATTTATTATTGCCTTCATTGCTGCTCCTCCAGTAGACATTGATGGTATTCGTGAACCTGTTTCGGGGTCTCTACTTTACGGAAACAATATTATTTCCGGTGCCATTATTCCTACTTTTGCAGCTATAGGTTTACATTTTTATCCAATCTGGGAAGCGGCATCCGTTGATGAATGGTTATACAACGGTGGTCCTTATGAACTAATTGTTCTACACTTCTTACTTGGCGTAGCTTGTTACATGGGTCGTGAGTGGGAGCTTAGTTTCCGTCTGGGTATGCGACCTTGGATTGTTGTTGCATATTCAGCTCATGTTGCAGCTACTACCGCAGTTTTTTTGATCTACCCAATCGGTCAAGGAAGTTTTTCTGATGGTATGCCTCTAGGAATTTCTGGTACT